The following are from one region of the Hyla sarda isolate aHylSar1 chromosome 6, aHylSar1.hap1, whole genome shotgun sequence genome:
- the SETD6 gene encoding N-lysine methyltransferase SETD6: MSPELKRRKVEDEEDHKLQLFLLWCEKVAIQLNPKVYISTQGTAWQYGMRTREDLPAGEVIFSLPRSALLSQHTSRIQDLLKKEQNNLQSRSGWVPLLLSLMYEATDKCSPWAPYFGLWPQLTPPDLPMFWSEDERLQLLKGTGVTQAVKKDLENMEQEYNTIVLPFIRQHPNMFCPQKHCLDLYKRLVAFVMAYSFQEPMEEDDDDDDDDSEKDVLPPMMVPVADLLNHIAHHNAHLEFTPECLRMVTTRPVMAGDELFNTYGEMGNWQLLHMYGFSEPHPNNINETVEIPMQTLQEAALLGAASEEERGRVQERWAFLSHMNMIGEEGAFVFGCEGVLTEDELRTCLKLLCMSPEEFAEYKDNEGWEEDDDEEEETLNNQEISRLQPSWRKLLHRAAELALKEYASDLCSDKALLDNNAVYAKLSLREKYSLHVRYGQKRILHQLLELTSSR, translated from the exons ATGAGCCCGGAGCTGAAGCGACGAAAG gtggaggatgaggaggaccaTAAACTCCAGCTTTTCCTCCTGTGGTGCGAGAAAGTCGCCATCCAGCTGAACCCAAAG GTGTACATCAGCACACAGGGCACGGCCTGGCAGTATGGGATGCGGACACGTGAGGATCTTCCTGCCGGTGAAGTGATTTTCTCTCTTCCTCGTTCTGCCCTTCTGTCCCAGCACACGAGCAGGATCCAGGATCTCCTGAAGAAAG AACAGAACAACCTGCAAAGCAGATCCGGTTGGGTTCCTCTTCTTCTCTCCCTCATGTATGAAGCCACAGATAAGTGTTCTCCATGGGCTCCATACTTTGGACTGTGGCCCCAGCTGACTCCCCCTGACCTGCCCATGTTCTG GTCTGAGGATGAGAGGCTGCAGTTGCTGAAAGGCACTGGTGTGACCCAGGCTGTAAAAAAAGACCTGGAGAACATGGAGCAGGAATACAACACCATTGTACTACCATTCATCAGGCAAcatcccaacatgttttgtcctcAGAAGCACTGCCTGGATTTGTACAAGAGGCTGGTGGCATTTGTCATGGCGTACAG CTTCCAGGAGCcaatggaggaggatgatgatgatgatgatgatgatagtgaaaAGGACGTCCTCCCACCAATGATGGTTCCAGTGGCTGACTTACTGAACCACATTGCACATCACAACGCACACTTGGAGTTCACACCT GAATGTTTGCGAATGGTGACCACACGGCCTGTAATGGCAGGAGATGAGCTTTTCAACACTTATGGGGAGATGGGAAACTGGCAGCTTCTGCACATGTACGGATTCTCAGAGCCGCACCCCAACAACATCAATGAAACAGTTGAAATTCCAATGCAGACTCTTCAAGAGGCTGCCCTGCTAG GGGCAGCATCGGAAGAGGAGAGGGGGCGGGTGCAGGAGCGCTGGGCTTTTCTTTCCCACATGAATATGATTGGGGAGGAAGGAGCTTTTGTATTTGGCTGTGAAGGAGTACTGACAGAGGATGAGCTGAGGACGTGTCTAAAG CTTCTGTGCATGTCCCCTGAGGAGTTTGCAGAGTATAAAGATAATGAAGGCTGGGAggaagatgatgatgaggaggaggagacactaAATAATCAGGAGATCTCACGGCTACAACCTTCCTGGCGCAAACTCCTTCATCGAGCTGCAGAACTTGCCCTCAAGGAATACGCCAGTGACCTATGTAGTGACAAGGCTCTTCTAGATAATAACGCTGTGTATGCAAAGCTTAGCTTAAGGGAGAAGTATTCTCTACATGTGCGGTATGGACAAAAGCGGATATTACACCAACTCTTGGAGCTGACCAGCAGCAGATGA